ATATGTATTAATAGGCGCAGGGCTTCTAGCGAAAAAAGCTGTTGAATTAGGCCTTCAAAAACCTAACTATGTTAAGACCAGCTTAGCGCCTGGCTCTCTTGTAGTCACTGAGTATCTAGAAAAATCAGGTCTTTTACCTTATCTAGAAAATTTAGGGTTTTATGTGTCAGGTTATGGCTGTGCAACTTGTATTGGAAATAGTGGTCCTTTAGTTGATGAAGTCAGTGAGGCTATAAAAAAGGATGATATTACCGTTGCTGCTGTATTAAGTGGTAATCGTAACTTCGAAGGTAGAATTCATCCACAGGTAAAAATGAATTACCTTGCTTCTCCTATTTTAGTTGTTGCATATGCCTTAGCTGGTACTGTAAATATTGACTTTGATAAGGAACCTATTGGATTTAACGATAAAAATGAAGGTGTTTATCTAAAAGATATATGGCCTAATTTTAGTGATATTAATACTATTGTAAAAGAATTTGTGAAACCTGAAATATACAAAGATAAATACAACGAAATATTTGAAGCCAATGATCGTTGGAATCAATTAGAAATGGCTAAGAGTGATATTTATAAATGGGATGAAAACTCTACTTATATAAAAATGCCACCATTTTTTGATGAAATGGAAATCCATCCAAGTGTTATAAGAGATATTTATAATTCTAATATTTTAGCTATTCTTGGGGATAGTGTTACCACTGATCATATTTCACCTGCTGGTAGTATTCCTGAGGCGTCTCCTGCTGGAAACCATTTAACTGCTCAAAATATTAGTCCAGAGTTTTTTAATTCTTATGGGGCTCGTAGAGGAACTCATGAAGTTATGATGAGAGGTACTTTCGCCAATATTAGAATTAGAAATAAGATGATACCTGGGGTTGAAGGTGGTTTTACAAATCATATCCCAAGTGGCGAGATTATGCCTATATACGATGCTTGTATGAAATATAAAGAAAGTCAAACCCCATTGATTGTTATTGCTGGGAAAGAATATGGTACTGGAAGTTCAAGAGACTGGGCTGCAAAAGGTACTTCTCTACTAGGAGTTAAAGCAGTTATTGCAGAAAGTTTTGAAAGAATTCATAGAAGTAATTTGGTTGGCATGGGTGTTCTTCCTCTTCAGTTTATTGATTCCAATGCTGAATCTTTAGGATTAATTGGTAATGAAATACTGACTATAACTGGAATTGCTAATAATCTTCACCCAAATAAAAAATTAGTTGTTAATGTCAATCGTCCTGATGGTAGTACTTTTGATTTTGAAGTTCTTGCTAGACTGGATAGTAGTATTGATGTTGAATATTATTTAAACGGTGGTATTTTACCAATGATGTTAAGAAATTTTATAGGCGAGCCTATTAAATAATTCAAACAAAAATAAGGGACGGTTCCTTAAATATTTGGAACCGTCCCCAATATTTCTATATTTTTGTTGGAACCGTCCCCAATATTGTTGGAACCGTCCCCAATCTTTTCCAATCTTTTTTTCATCTTTTTTTAAGAACCGTCCCCTATATATTCTAAGAACCGTCCCCTATATTTCTCTGTTTTTTTTGGAACCGTCCCCAATCTTTTTTCAATCTTTTTTAAGAACCGTCCCTGTTTTTTTATATCAATTCTTTTTCTACCAATTCTAATACCAGTGTTTCTCTTTCTATTGATAATCCCATTGATTCTTCTTGGTTTGCCATAACTTCTTTGTTATGTTTGATGGCTTCTTCAATTTCTATCCATACAGCAGACATGCCATTGGCAATCTCATAATCTTCTAGGCTTACTTCATCAAATTCATCGTCAATTTTACATATATAAAAATAAGACATCATATGGATTAAATCATATTCTGGTTTATAGTGGGGTCTATATTCATCAATGTAGCCAAATTCACTTATTATCTCAATGTTTTTGGCACCTGTTTCTTCAGCTAATTCTCTTTTAAGGCCTGTTATTAAGTCTTCCCCCAGATCTACACCACCACCTGGAAAGCTATAATCATTGTATCTTTTTGTGTAAAGCAAAAAGATTCTTGAACCTTTTAATATTATGCCTCTTGCTGCTCTTCTTTCAAATATCTTACCCTCTATGCTTTGTACATCCTTATGTACCATTTTTTTTAGCAATCTCACGTCTCTCACTCTTTCTTTAAAATAATTTGTTTCTTATGAGTTCTAATTTTTTTACTAGAAATAAATTATATCATTCTATTCCCAGTAGTTCAATTTTGCAATGGCAAAATATCTAGAGTTTCTTAATTTAGTGAGCAATGTTTGGTAAGACATTGTATTTTTATTGTGCTAAAATAATATTAAAATCTCTTTTTGGAGGCAACTACATATGAAACTTTTATGGAAGCTTGGGAAAGAAGCAATTAAGTATAGAACTTTATATATTATTGCCATTTTTTCTACTTTTGCATTAACGCTAATTAACTTGACTGCTCCTAAGATCTTATCTTCAATGACTGCTTTATTAGAAGATAATGTTAATGAAAATACCCTTAAGGATATAGGCACTTTAACGGTTATTTTATTCGTTTTATATTTATTAAAGATCTTATTTCGTTTCTTAAGTAATTATCTTGCTCATAAAGCAGCTTGGAACCTAGTAGAAGAATTACGTATACGTGTTTACAATCGTATTCAAGGTTTTTCTATGGGATTTTTCAGCGATAAACAAACAGGAGACCTTATGAGTCGGGTTGTTAATGATACAGCAACATTTGAACTTTTGTATGCCCATATTATCCCTGAGATGATTACTAACGTTGTTACTGTTGTGGGTGTTGTTATTATATTGCTTACTATAAATGCGAAACTGGCTTTATTAACTTTTATCCCTATTCCATTCATTCTTTTTTCAGGATGGATATTTGCAACAAAAGTACGCCCAAAGTTTAGAGTATCCCAAATGGCAATAGCAGAGTTAAATGCTAAATTACAAGATAACTTTTCAGGCGTACATGAAATTCAAGCCTTTTGCCAAGAAAGTTATGAATCAGAACAAGTTTTAAAGAAAGCTGGCGTTTTTACTAAATCAATGCTATATGCTTTAAAATTAAGTGCTATTTTTCATCCTGCTGTGGAGTTTCTTTCTTCTATTGGAACCATTATTGTGGTAGGGTTTGGT
The window above is part of the Natranaerovirga pectinivora genome. Proteins encoded here:
- the acnA gene encoding aconitate hydratase AcnA; its protein translation is MLENKIGMNKKTLTFEGKDYTYYCIKSLEENGFGDVSRLPYSMKVLLECALRNYDEKLVTMDHIKRITHWNNDDFKDEIPFIPSRIVLQDFTGVPVVVDLAGMRSKMEEIGGDPNKINPIVPVDLIIDHSVIMDAFGSTDALTTNVNKEFERNTERYQLLKWAQSSFSNFRVFPPSVGIIHQVNLEYLATVATTKTVNNEHMIFPDSLVGTDSHTTMINGIGVLGWGVGGIEAEAGMLGQPLYFLTPDVVGLKLSGKLPENATATDLALTITRLLREEGVVGKFVEYFGEGLNNISVEDRATVANMCPEYGATVGFFPVDTQTLDYLRATGRDEKHIALVESYYKAQGMLRTNDSPEPVFATTIHLDLSTVEPSLSGPKRPQDQIFLKSMKERFLDVITAPLDKNGYNLSESQLNMTSDLDYKDGKKEKLKSGAVAIASITSCTNTSNPYVLIGAGLLAKKAVELGLQKPNYVKTSLAPGSLVVTEYLEKSGLLPYLENLGFYVSGYGCATCIGNSGPLVDEVSEAIKKDDITVAAVLSGNRNFEGRIHPQVKMNYLASPILVVAYALAGTVNIDFDKEPIGFNDKNEGVYLKDIWPNFSDINTIVKEFVKPEIYKDKYNEIFEANDRWNQLEMAKSDIYKWDENSTYIKMPPFFDEMEIHPSVIRDIYNSNILAILGDSVTTDHISPAGSIPEASPAGNHLTAQNISPEFFNSYGARRGTHEVMMRGTFANIRIRNKMIPGVEGGFTNHIPSGEIMPIYDACMKYKESQTPLIVIAGKEYGTGSSRDWAAKGTSLLGVKAVIAESFERIHRSNLVGMGVLPLQFIDSNAESLGLIGNEILTITGIANNLHPNKKLVVNVNRPDGSTFDFEVLARLDSSIDVEYYLNGGILPMMLRNFIGEPIK
- a CDS encoding NUDIX domain-containing protein, which encodes MRLLKKMVHKDVQSIEGKIFERRAARGIILKGSRIFLLYTKRYNDYSFPGGGVDLGEDLITGLKRELAEETGAKNIEIISEFGYIDEYRPHYKPEYDLIHMMSYFYICKIDDEFDEVSLEDYEIANGMSAVWIEIEEAIKHNKEVMANQEESMGLSIERETLVLELVEKELI